Proteins from a single region of Chryseobacterium sp. T16E-39:
- a CDS encoding sensor histidine kinase, with the protein MNLSFRFARAFTLLVFFVLTTGFTILYFAFERATMRSAILKLEDLNAYVTNKLAQDSTYDYLTFHHRQTQVKILPPNYKNTKEKIIEEKYIWNKSVQSYINKITVITYPVIHKKRYAITSVRYITIIENHFLISIIMVVAWIMVFLIILTIIVGVLVSKKILEPFYHAIDEIKKFSLKDNRSMSLMKTETEEFKSLNRFLLKMSESSKKDYHLLEELSENTSHELQTPLASIKGKIELLMDSDLSEKQLSTLSSMNDELDRLSSINQSLILLAKLEHFEKNDSHHINFSKLLTERLQYFEDIFEIQNLTLTKDIQEDIYLNFDENLAIIVVNNLINNAKRHNIENGKISVTLTETYFQISNTGNSPTIPTEELFKRFKRGNPDQNSIGIGLALVKKILEIYDTEITYHFESNLHTLKINFTK; encoded by the coding sequence ATGAATTTAAGTTTCCGTTTTGCCAGAGCATTTACCCTATTGGTATTTTTTGTCCTTACCACAGGCTTTACAATTTTATACTTTGCCTTTGAAAGAGCGACGATGCGCTCAGCTATCCTCAAGCTTGAAGACCTTAATGCCTACGTTACCAATAAACTGGCACAAGACTCTACTTATGATTACCTCACCTTTCATCATCGTCAAACCCAGGTTAAAATCCTTCCACCTAACTATAAGAATACGAAAGAGAAAATAATTGAAGAAAAATACATCTGGAATAAAAGTGTACAATCTTATATTAATAAGATCACTGTTATCACGTACCCGGTCATTCATAAGAAAAGATATGCCATAACAAGTGTCCGGTATATAACGATCATCGAAAACCATTTTCTCATAAGCATTATCATGGTCGTTGCCTGGATTATGGTCTTTCTTATTATTCTTACCATTATTGTAGGGGTGTTGGTTTCAAAAAAAATTCTTGAACCCTTTTATCATGCGATAGATGAAATCAAAAAATTCAGTCTAAAAGATAACCGCTCCATGAGTTTAATGAAAACGGAAACCGAAGAGTTTAAATCTTTAAACAGATTCTTACTGAAAATGTCGGAGAGTTCAAAAAAGGACTACCACTTATTAGAAGAGCTTTCTGAGAATACATCCCATGAGCTGCAAACTCCATTGGCCTCCATTAAAGGAAAAATAGAACTGCTGATGGATAGCGACCTTTCTGAAAAACAACTGTCCACCCTTTCTTCTATGAATGACGAACTGGACAGACTTTCTTCCATTAATCAATCCCTTATTCTATTAGCAAAACTTGAACATTTTGAAAAAAATGATTCCCATCATATTAATTTTTCAAAACTGCTTACTGAAAGACTTCAGTACTTTGAAGATATTTTTGAAATCCAGAATCTTACATTAACAAAAGATATTCAGGAAGATATCTACCTTAATTTTGATGAGAACCTGGCAATCATTGTTGTTAATAACCTTATTAACAATGCCAAAAGACACAATATTGAAAATGGAAAGATCTCTGTAACTCTTACAGAAACCTATTTTCAGATTTCAAATACAGGAAATTCACCCACCATTCCTACGGAAGAATTATTCAAAAGATTTAAACGTGGAAACCCCGATCAAAACTCAATTGGGATCGGTTTGGCACTCGTGAAGAAGATTTTGGAGATTTATGACACTGAAATCACTTATCATTTTGAAAGCAATCTGCATACTTTAAAGATAAATTTCACAAAATAA
- a CDS encoding SIR2 family protein, which produces MIEPKLIEAIENNELVIFVGAGCSMPLNFPSWQNLIISVLDKLNEEFSSISTLNFVNLKNQLQNNSTTLFEILEELETNKKHGDQYKARSKEIIYDLIENRIKEGQLDSEIHKLIWQLSSKIVTTNYDSVLEANMLRPNIKTFDNQNIFQILKSQNNDSEFLYKIHGDYSNPKTMTVFRSDYENIYNPKNPNEDALSTFYKGKTFLFIGFSLTDPYVNSLFDKIKKLYEGYTINKHFVFTTKDEDFTHYDIKGIKIKDWGDSLKYYIEQLIDKKKHTNTRINNEMLNLANEISLNDEDIENLPKIIKNKIEEIKKTPNDKNLQNEYDDLKSKYIRLVFGEIDYLRKIDDSYKDANLESLFDSIYASEELSIDIYERANTIRIDTTNHTWFHRSQIVSALACSLLVFKTIDKKKILLLIDFLNDNEEKVWERALTYLVVMLNHLGNKWLRFPEIIKKLELLTLNLQFQSSCQQILEYLIIFGADRFNFSERIFENTHFHKPFNYFLPFFKEDNPFFSKIYDNYEGGNIEEFIDSLSKSPLPDSAKYLICNSDFKEMDNNEISQKSKDYFRGHMLVNKGFYPYAGYIQEFVSFAKSFPTFQNKEILKTQVKLTSTSLKEYLLSEKERLRVLGIYFYKEKQWGKAILNFDKFLNLQPKDVMVLINLANCHFNEKNFKAAIEIRHEVYTIENSNLNNLIDLINLYHINEEYEKVIFFSDKYIVEDDKNSAIYRIKGWALYSLKNYNEALNMGETSLKMSTEKEQDYYLLASIYEELEEYEQSEELYLKAVELNDEDIKFREGISMMYYKSGQFKKALESIEMVLKIEKNNVHILLNKVQILLALNLLETAHVLLIKVNRSEKYKNSEVFNLFANYYRMVGEPEKAFVEIDKAEKISKESRFVGTRAVIYSSLGDEENFYHFFEEAVKLGAKAKSLFPDIKNKYENETRFKNLLKQYNQ; this is translated from the coding sequence ATGATAGAACCAAAATTGATTGAGGCAATAGAAAATAATGAACTTGTAATTTTTGTAGGGGCAGGTTGTTCAATGCCGTTAAATTTTCCTTCTTGGCAAAATCTTATAATAAGTGTTTTGGATAAATTAAACGAAGAATTCAGTTCAATCTCCACTTTAAATTTTGTAAATCTCAAAAACCAACTGCAAAATAATTCTACTACATTATTTGAAATACTGGAAGAGTTGGAGACAAATAAAAAACATGGGGATCAATATAAAGCTAGATCTAAGGAAATCATTTATGACTTAATAGAAAATAGAATTAAAGAAGGTCAATTGGATTCTGAAATTCATAAATTAATTTGGCAGCTATCATCTAAAATTGTAACCACTAATTATGATTCTGTTTTGGAAGCAAATATGTTAAGGCCAAATATTAAAACATTTGATAATCAAAACATTTTTCAAATTCTTAAAAGTCAGAATAATGATTCTGAGTTTTTGTATAAAATTCATGGTGATTATTCAAATCCGAAAACCATGACAGTTTTTAGAAGTGATTATGAAAATATATATAATCCAAAAAATCCAAATGAAGATGCATTATCTACTTTCTATAAAGGGAAAACATTTCTTTTTATAGGCTTCAGTCTTACAGACCCATATGTTAATAGTCTATTTGATAAAATAAAAAAACTTTATGAAGGATATACTATAAATAAACATTTTGTTTTTACTACAAAAGATGAGGATTTTACGCATTATGATATAAAAGGAATTAAGATAAAAGATTGGGGGGATTCATTAAAATATTATATCGAACAGCTTATTGATAAAAAAAAACACACTAATACTCGTATTAATAATGAGATGTTGAATTTGGCGAATGAAATTTCTTTAAATGATGAGGATATTGAAAACCTTCCAAAAATAATCAAAAATAAGATTGAAGAAATCAAGAAAACTCCAAATGATAAAAATTTACAAAATGAATATGATGATTTAAAAAGTAAATATATTCGTTTAGTATTTGGTGAAATTGATTATTTAAGAAAAATTGATGATAGTTATAAGGATGCTAATTTAGAATCATTATTTGACTCTATTTATGCTAGTGAAGAACTCTCTATTGATATCTATGAAAGAGCAAATACAATTAGAATTGATACAACTAATCATACTTGGTTTCACAGAAGTCAAATTGTCTCGGCACTTGCATGTAGTCTGTTAGTATTTAAAACTATAGATAAAAAGAAAATTCTCTTATTAATAGATTTTTTAAATGATAATGAAGAAAAAGTTTGGGAAAGAGCATTAACTTATTTAGTTGTAATGCTAAATCATTTAGGTAATAAATGGTTACGTTTTCCTGAAATTATTAAAAAACTTGAGTTACTAACGCTTAATTTACAATTCCAAAGTTCTTGTCAACAAATTTTAGAATATTTAATAATATTTGGAGCGGACAGATTTAATTTTTCAGAACGAATATTTGAAAATACCCATTTTCATAAACCATTTAATTATTTTTTACCTTTTTTTAAGGAAGATAATCCTTTTTTTTCAAAAATTTATGATAATTACGAAGGCGGAAATATAGAAGAATTTATCGATTCATTAAGTAAATCCCCACTTCCTGATTCTGCAAAATATTTAATATGTAATAGCGATTTCAAAGAAATGGATAATAATGAAATTTCTCAAAAATCAAAAGATTATTTTCGTGGGCATATGTTGGTAAATAAAGGGTTTTATCCTTATGCGGGATATATTCAAGAGTTTGTTAGTTTTGCAAAAAGTTTTCCAACATTTCAAAATAAAGAAATACTCAAAACACAAGTAAAACTAACTTCAACTTCTTTAAAAGAGTATCTTTTAAGTGAAAAAGAAAGATTGAGAGTACTTGGAATTTATTTCTATAAAGAAAAACAATGGGGAAAAGCAATATTGAATTTTGACAAATTTTTGAATTTGCAACCTAAGGATGTAATGGTTTTAATTAATTTGGCCAATTGTCATTTTAATGAAAAAAACTTTAAGGCTGCGATAGAAATAAGACATGAAGTATATACTATAGAAAATAGTAATTTGAATAATTTGATAGATTTAATTAATTTGTATCATATTAATGAAGAATATGAAAAGGTTATTTTCTTTAGTGATAAATATATTGTAGAAGATGATAAAAATTCTGCTATTTACAGAATTAAGGGCTGGGCTCTGTATTCGCTTAAAAATTATAACGAAGCGTTAAATATGGGTGAGACTTCTTTAAAAATGTCTACTGAAAAAGAACAAGATTATTATTTATTAGCTTCAATATATGAAGAACTCGAAGAATATGAACAATCAGAAGAACTTTACTTAAAAGCTGTAGAATTAAACGACGAAGACATAAAGTTTCGAGAAGGTATTAGTATGATGTATTATAAATCTGGACAGTTTAAAAAGGCTTTAGAAAGCATTGAAATGGTCTTAAAGATTGAAAAAAATAATGTACATATTTTATTAAATAAAGTACAAATACTATTAGCATTAAATTTATTAGAAACTGCACACGTATTATTAATTAAGGTTAATCGATCTGAAAAATACAAAAACTCAGAAGTTTTTAATTTATTTGCAAATTATTATAGAATGGTTGGAGAGCCCGAAAAGGCATTTGTTGAAATTGATAAAGCAGAAAAAATTTCTAAAGAAAGTCGATTTGTTGGAACTCGGGCTGTTATATATTCTTCGCTGGGAGACGAAGAAAATTTTTATCATTTTTTTGAAGAAGCTGTTAAACTTGGAGCCAAAGCTAAAAGCCTGTTTCCCGATATCAAAAATAAATATGAAAACGAAACAAGATTTAAAAATTTATTAAAGCAATATAATCAATAA
- a CDS encoding porin, which produces MKKLFIIFGLAAIQYSYCQDTIKAIKIPEETVVEKNPLDIGELKINLNPKGDKWLKFGISSQIWLRSIDNNPGTLVNGVPQEQTYDAGIRRMRLTIQSQLTPFYSIFLQMGINNQTFISGGGTGTGNNGAGKKAPFFFHDAYNELAIIPRNDFQTGKPNKNNLYFGAGLHSWNGVSRLTNASTTKMLAGDIPVFNFPAIEIADQFSRQFGVFVHGEFDRLNYRFSVNKPFATNLKPTVGGPAVDNNQSGKLSYSGYAFYQFFNKETTVTSFLPGNNLAAKKVFNIGAGFYSTKDGTQSQPLENVFESHDVNVFGADVYSELPLGNKNKEMGLTLYSVFYNYNYGPNYLRVSGLLNPGTSDPQFTGQRALEGAGNNRILMGTGNIWFSQVGFVLPKFSKILKVQPFFNYALKDMKALNQNGNYYDVGANFYLYGQNARIVVQYSSRPLYDLVSKTVFDRKGEFLLSLQIIL; this is translated from the coding sequence ATGAAAAAACTTTTCATCATTTTCGGTTTAGCTGCTATACAATACTCTTATTGCCAGGATACCATCAAGGCCATTAAAATCCCTGAAGAAACGGTAGTGGAAAAAAATCCACTGGATATTGGAGAGCTTAAAATTAACCTGAATCCAAAAGGAGATAAGTGGTTGAAATTTGGTATTTCCAGTCAGATCTGGTTGCGAAGTATTGACAATAATCCGGGTACTTTGGTCAATGGTGTTCCTCAGGAACAAACTTATGATGCTGGAATAAGAAGAATGAGATTAACCATTCAAAGCCAGCTTACTCCATTTTATTCGATCTTTTTACAAATGGGAATCAATAATCAGACTTTTATTTCAGGAGGCGGAACCGGGACCGGAAATAATGGAGCAGGAAAAAAAGCACCTTTCTTCTTCCATGATGCGTATAATGAATTGGCTATCATTCCCAGAAATGATTTTCAGACCGGCAAACCCAATAAGAACAACCTATATTTTGGAGCGGGACTTCACTCATGGAATGGGGTCAGCAGACTCACCAATGCAAGTACTACTAAAATGCTGGCAGGCGATATTCCTGTTTTTAATTTTCCTGCCATAGAAATTGCCGATCAGTTTTCACGACAGTTTGGTGTTTTCGTCCATGGAGAATTTGATCGTTTAAATTATAGATTCAGTGTCAACAAACCTTTCGCAACGAACCTAAAACCCACTGTAGGAGGACCTGCCGTAGATAATAATCAAAGTGGGAAACTATCCTATTCAGGATATGCATTTTACCAGTTTTTTAATAAAGAAACTACAGTAACTTCATTTTTACCTGGAAATAATCTTGCTGCTAAAAAAGTCTTCAATATAGGAGCTGGTTTTTACAGTACTAAAGACGGTACCCAATCCCAGCCTTTAGAAAATGTTTTTGAATCACATGACGTCAATGTTTTTGGAGCTGATGTTTACTCAGAACTTCCCTTAGGAAATAAAAATAAGGAAATGGGACTGACCCTGTATTCTGTTTTTTATAATTACAATTATGGTCCCAATTATTTAAGGGTAAGCGGACTTCTGAATCCGGGAACTTCCGATCCCCAATTTACCGGACAAAGAGCTTTGGAAGGAGCCGGAAACAACAGAATTCTGATGGGAACAGGAAATATCTGGTTTTCGCAAGTAGGCTTCGTTCTCCCAAAATTCAGTAAGATCCTGAAAGTACAACCTTTCTTCAACTATGCATTGAAAGACATGAAAGCGCTTAATCAGAATGGAAATTATTACGACGTCGGAGCCAATTTCTATTTATACGGTCAAAATGCAAGAATTGTTGTACAATACAGCAGCAGGCCCTTATATGATCTGGTCTCTAAAACAGTTTTCGACAGAAAAGGAGAATTTTTATTATCCTTACAAATTATACTTTAA
- a CDS encoding RNA polymerase sigma factor: protein MAFEEIYQLYWQKIFRLCMGYVNDSESAQDLAQETFIIVWQQLPKFRNESSIGTWIFRIASNNCLRQIEKEKRFTKTDLPINLEEKKQESMESDIQLLYQFISELPETDRIIISLELEDLKQAEIATIVGLSESNVRVKIHRIKEKLTQKFKQHGTY from the coding sequence ATGGCATTTGAAGAAATCTACCAACTGTACTGGCAAAAGATATTTCGTTTGTGCATGGGGTATGTAAATGATTCTGAGTCGGCACAGGATCTGGCTCAGGAAACATTTATCATTGTCTGGCAGCAGCTTCCAAAATTCAGGAATGAATCTTCTATCGGAACATGGATATTCAGAATAGCTTCTAATAATTGCCTGCGACAGATTGAAAAGGAAAAGCGATTTACAAAAACGGATCTCCCCATTAATTTAGAGGAAAAAAAACAGGAATCCATGGAATCTGACATCCAGCTTCTTTATCAGTTTATTTCAGAATTACCTGAAACAGATCGTATCATCATCTCTCTGGAATTGGAAGATTTAAAGCAGGCGGAAATTGCTACTATCGTGGGTCTCTCAGAATCCAATGTCAGAGTAAAAATTCACAGGATAAAAGAAAAACTAACTCAAAAGTTTAAGCAACATGGAACCTACTAA
- a CDS encoding MFS transporter has translation MNTTQITTTQRIKAIVGGSIGNLVEWYDWYAYAAFAIYFSNSFFPDSDLNAQLMNTAGIFAVGFLMRPIGGWLFGSIADKIGRKRAMTLSVLLMSFGSLLIALTPTYETIGILAPILLLIARLLQGLSVGGEYGVSATYLSEMATEDRRGFYSSFQYVTLIGGQLIALGIQLILQKVLLTEAQLEDWGWRIPFIIGAALSVIALYLRANLHETEAFENKKEVSEKKKGTIKELLKHPKALLTVVGLTLGGTLAFYTYTTYMQKFLVNTVHLSKEQSTLISFVSLFIFACLQPVFGGLSDRIGRRPLLLGFGILGTICTVPLLTALSTTTSMWGAFFLIMAALIIVSGYTSINAVVKAELFPSEVRALGVGLPYALTVAIFGGTAEYIALWLKQANMEHYFYWYITACIFFSLVVYARMKDTKETSKLNKD, from the coding sequence ATGAATACGACTCAAATTACAACCACTCAAAGGATCAAAGCCATTGTCGGTGGTTCCATTGGAAACCTTGTGGAATGGTATGACTGGTATGCTTACGCTGCCTTTGCCATCTATTTTTCCAATTCGTTTTTTCCTGATTCGGATCTTAATGCACAACTTATGAACACGGCAGGAATATTTGCCGTAGGTTTTCTAATGCGTCCCATTGGTGGATGGCTGTTCGGAAGTATCGCCGATAAGATCGGAAGAAAAAGAGCAATGACTCTTTCTGTTTTGCTAATGTCATTTGGTTCTCTATTGATTGCCCTTACACCGACGTATGAAACTATTGGAATTTTAGCCCCTATCCTCCTATTAATTGCAAGACTGTTACAGGGTTTAAGTGTAGGTGGAGAATATGGTGTTTCAGCAACCTATCTTAGTGAAATGGCAACGGAAGACAGAAGAGGCTTCTATTCAAGTTTTCAGTATGTAACATTAATTGGCGGACAATTGATTGCATTGGGTATCCAATTGATTTTACAAAAGGTATTATTAACCGAAGCGCAACTAGAAGATTGGGGCTGGAGAATACCTTTTATTATAGGAGCAGCATTATCTGTGATCGCACTATATCTACGGGCCAACCTTCATGAAACAGAAGCTTTTGAAAACAAAAAGGAAGTCAGCGAAAAGAAAAAAGGAACCATTAAGGAACTTTTAAAACATCCCAAAGCACTCCTTACTGTAGTGGGATTAACTTTAGGGGGAACCTTAGCCTTTTATACCTATACGACTTATATGCAGAAATTTTTGGTGAATACCGTTCATCTTTCGAAAGAGCAGTCAACACTTATTTCCTTTGTCTCATTATTTATTTTCGCATGTCTTCAGCCTGTATTTGGCGGATTATCGGATAGAATCGGAAGAAGACCTCTCCTTTTAGGTTTTGGGATTTTAGGAACTATTTGCACAGTACCTCTCCTTACTGCATTGAGTACAACAACTTCTATGTGGGGTGCCTTCTTTTTAATTATGGCTGCTTTAATTATCGTAAGTGGTTATACTTCTATTAACGCTGTAGTTAAAGCTGAGCTTTTCCCATCTGAAGTAAGAGCACTTGGAGTTGGACTTCCTTATGCTTTAACGGTTGCTATTTTTGGAGGAACAGCAGAGTACATTGCTCTTTGGCTTAAGCAAGCTAATATGGAACATTACTTCTATTGGTATATTACTGCCTGTATTTTCTTCTCACTCGTTGTCTATGCACGAATGAAAGACACCAAGGAAACCTCAAAATTGAATAAGGATTAA
- a CDS encoding class I SAM-dependent methyltransferase, protein MSSPTNKNHWEKVYETKTPDQVSWTQDRPHISLDFIASFNLGKEAKIIDIGGGDSNLVDFLLDEGYQNITVLDISEAALEKAKKRLGSRAEKVTFISTDITEFDSENFYDIWHDRATFHFLTQPEQVCTYLSIAEKNIKGYLVLGTFSKNGPTTCSGLEIQQYDEESMTKKFENKFEKIKCVSTDHTTPFNTIQNFTFCSFRKS, encoded by the coding sequence ATGAGCTCACCAACCAATAAAAACCACTGGGAAAAAGTTTATGAAACGAAAACCCCTGATCAGGTAAGCTGGACACAGGACAGACCGCATATTTCTCTGGATTTCATCGCGTCTTTTAATTTGGGGAAAGAAGCAAAAATAATTGATATTGGTGGTGGTGACAGTAACCTTGTTGATTTTTTATTGGACGAGGGATATCAAAATATTACTGTACTTGATATTTCCGAGGCAGCCCTAGAAAAAGCAAAAAAAAGACTGGGGAGCAGAGCAGAGAAAGTAACCTTTATTTCAACGGATATTACAGAATTTGATTCAGAAAATTTTTATGACATCTGGCACGACCGGGCCACTTTTCATTTTTTAACCCAACCGGAACAGGTCTGTACATACCTCAGCATTGCAGAAAAAAACATAAAAGGTTATTTGGTATTAGGAACTTTTTCTAAAAATGGGCCGACAACCTGTAGTGGACTGGAAATCCAGCAGTACGATGAGGAATCGATGACAAAAAAGTTTGAAAATAAGTTTGAAAAAATAAAATGTGTTTCAACTGACCACACTACACCTTTTAATACAATTCAAAACTTTACATTTTGTAGCTTTAGGAAAAGTTAA
- a CDS encoding DUF3575 domain-containing protein, with protein MKKCLLFILPFLVSTVSAQEAGNVSSEKMNIVKTNVTAYAFRNINLSYERAFNQWFSVNIGFGTMPEGKVPFINAFLKDKDEDRFKNLKVKATNFTIEPRFYLGAGYGKGFYIAPYYRYSKVSSNTFDFYYDFKPTNGVTYEIPLKGTGDTSGNSGGLMVGVQFFLTKSQNLVLDFWIAGAHYGSGKGDFTLTSDYLLTPEMQQQLKKEIENLDIPFVKYSVETNANGARIKVDGPWAGFRSGLSLGYRF; from the coding sequence TGAAAAAATGTTTGCTATTTATCCTTCCTTTTCTTGTGTCGACAGTTTCAGCTCAGGAAGCCGGCAATGTTTCTTCAGAAAAGATGAATATTGTTAAAACCAATGTTACGGCTTATGCATTCCGGAATATTAATTTATCCTATGAAAGAGCCTTCAATCAATGGTTCTCTGTGAATATTGGGTTTGGGACAATGCCGGAAGGTAAGGTTCCCTTCATTAATGCATTTTTAAAAGATAAAGATGAAGACCGATTTAAAAATCTTAAAGTTAAGGCTACCAATTTCACAATAGAACCTCGTTTCTATCTTGGTGCAGGGTATGGTAAAGGATTTTATATTGCCCCCTACTACAGGTATTCAAAAGTAAGTTCTAATACATTTGATTTTTATTACGATTTTAAACCAACCAATGGAGTTACGTATGAAATTCCACTTAAAGGAACCGGAGATACCAGTGGTAACAGTGGAGGATTAATGGTTGGAGTTCAGTTTTTCCTGACCAAAAGTCAAAATTTAGTTTTAGATTTTTGGATTGCGGGAGCTCACTATGGCAGTGGAAAAGGAGACTTTACCCTTACCAGTGATTATCTTCTCACCCCCGAAATGCAGCAACAGCTTAAAAAAGAAATTGAGAACCTGGACATCCCATTTGTAAAGTATTCTGTAGAAACCAATGCCAATGGCGCCAGGATAAAAGTGGATGGACCTTGGGCCGGATTTAGAAGTGGGTTGTCATTGGGATATAGGTTCTAA
- a CDS encoding alpha/beta fold hydrolase, translated as MKKLTVLTVILLFLALCANVFGQAKPYPFEVKRTGQGKQTLIFIPGFASSGDVWNETRAKFEKNFTCYTLTMAGFAGTKPQPEATFKNWESKIAEYITDNKIEKPIIVGHSMGGGLALALAADYPGLIGKIVIVDSLPCLAALMNPSFTAKENNDCSAMISKMTAMTDEQFHQMQMKSIPQLLADTTMQETVVSWSDKSDRTTFAKMYCDFSNTDLREKIKNIQCPSLILLESYFTNFKPAIEDQYKNMKNANLQYATKGLHFIMYDDKEWFFTQLNNFLSTK; from the coding sequence ATGAAAAAGCTTACCGTATTAACTGTGATATTATTGTTCTTAGCTCTATGTGCTAATGTGTTTGGACAAGCAAAACCGTATCCATTTGAGGTAAAAAGAACAGGACAGGGGAAACAAACTTTGATTTTCATTCCCGGTTTTGCCTCCTCAGGTGATGTTTGGAATGAAACAAGAGCAAAATTCGAAAAGAACTTTACTTGTTATACTTTAACCATGGCAGGGTTTGCAGGAACAAAACCACAACCTGAAGCTACCTTCAAAAACTGGGAAAGTAAAATTGCAGAATACATTACTGACAATAAGATAGAAAAGCCAATTATTGTTGGCCATAGTATGGGAGGAGGTCTGGCCCTGGCCCTGGCTGCAGACTATCCGGGATTAATTGGCAAAATAGTCATTGTAGATTCTCTTCCCTGTTTAGCAGCATTAATGAATCCTTCTTTTACCGCTAAAGAAAATAATGATTGCTCAGCGATGATCAGTAAGATGACAGCAATGACAGATGAACAGTTTCATCAGATGCAGATGAAATCGATCCCACAACTTTTAGCAGACACTACAATGCAGGAAACTGTTGTTAGTTGGAGTGACAAATCTGACCGTACAACTTTTGCAAAGATGTATTGCGATTTTTCGAATACTGATCTAAGGGAAAAAATAAAAAATATTCAATGTCCTTCTCTTATTTTATTAGAGTCTTATTTTACTAATTTTAAACCAGCCATAGAAGACCAGTATAAAAATATGAAAAACGCTAATTTACAATATGCCACCAAAGGATTACATTTCATCATGTATGATGACAAGGAATGGTTCTTTACCCAATTGAATAATTTTTTATCTACCAAATAA
- a CDS encoding response regulator transcription factor: MKILIIEDHKDLASNITDYLKKEDYVCEVATNAKEALEKIELFKYDCILLDLMLPDGNGLEILKHIKNDAPESSVIIVSAKNSLDTKLTGLDEGADDYMTKPFSLPELHSRIKAVLRRKTPETNRILSFNEFSIDLESKECKVNGQLLNLTKKELNLLIYFINNQNRMLSKQAIASHLWGDYTYSVDNIDFVYQHLKNLRKKIIDGGGKDYLQTVYGLGYKWIDK, translated from the coding sequence ATGAAAATCCTTATCATAGAAGACCATAAAGACCTCGCTTCCAATATCACGGACTATCTTAAGAAAGAAGACTACGTTTGTGAAGTGGCTACCAATGCAAAAGAAGCCTTGGAGAAGATCGAGCTTTTTAAATATGATTGTATTCTTTTGGATTTGATGCTTCCGGACGGAAACGGATTGGAGATTTTGAAACACATTAAAAATGATGCTCCCGAATCGAGTGTTATTATTGTATCCGCAAAAAATTCTTTAGATACTAAACTGACAGGTTTAGATGAGGGAGCTGATGATTACATGACAAAACCATTCTCTTTACCAGAATTACACTCCCGCATAAAAGCAGTTCTGAGAAGAAAAACTCCGGAAACCAACCGTATTCTCAGTTTCAATGAGTTTAGTATTGATCTGGAATCAAAAGAATGTAAGGTCAACGGTCAACTGCTGAATCTTACTAAAAAGGAACTGAATCTGCTGATCTATTTCATCAACAATCAGAACAGAATGCTTTCCAAACAGGCTATTGCCAGCCACCTTTGGGGAGATTATACCTATAGTGTTGATAACATAGACTTCGTATATCAGCATTTAAAGAACCTGCGAAAAAAAATCATTGATGGCGGAGGTAAAGATTATTTACAAACCGTTTACGGACTGGGCTATAAATGGATTGATAAATGA